In a single window of the Acyrthosiphon pisum isolate AL4f chromosome X, pea_aphid_22Mar2018_4r6ur, whole genome shotgun sequence genome:
- the LOC100575376 gene encoding probable serine/threonine-protein kinase DDB_G0282963, which yields MSNERRSVRNNALTEFSYGTNENQHTGVYLNNEYLDGISIMVSPNNSERNSETINDNTEVVHTLSQLNQPQQNSATTPRPLIHTDGSNETPLSLNVECNEPVVKSYYGNNMDNVVNIPNIRIKRPSNHGNQNRPYLSTSLQHNMMPAEQSESGMFSPYRIGNGSPSTSSASRPPDQNQYCHNNNNVLRVQEYPSSPYRCESVIKYCKPTENQFETVNTPICDPRLINRDENTYMLDNFEELKPIIYTNKDEDLRIVNMKFKNTKTSYKFGVVNDSNSTDNFNIYTFKSERDPRRTKNDRESETYIDCNNQLNILNTERYKQLNVGKMIGVIDIRSDDVDVVNNIETASTSNGVEQYNKEKSEKLKKSMEDDQKKLTETVENIIHYLDDDTSDLRCPTRTLSKKNDGIIETYDFNDQTKNKIKKANENILTVENSNVDNTHHNVDNIFGLTGRSVTLIDLTFEENTADESTNQNVDTGMFTSKLKDTIETSTVNEEKLNKINKSSKNSEKLNNEKNETNAENIILNEDCSFVDQRQTSKKKSHKHKSKKRNKSTDNNKHSEIYKDGNSSKTDSSVSTIDSAIENTNSELAINSGQTSDEQTNNAGMRTKLYKQQKKTDKNELISEPDAMVQRVNETPSNINENCIDNTSEIIENIRNEVLSLVEIINRETYGGVQSNPNTSTGSATPETDVGEKTHYTHDQISIRVQDPNETTESNFPNQNHRSTKDIEKLVPGRRGTNEVNIYLLPKPERK from the coding sequence ATGTCAAACGAGAGAAGGTCTGTCAGAAATAACGCCCTAACTGAGTTTTCATACGGAACAAACGAAAATCAGCACACTGGAGTATatctgaataatgaatatttagaTGGCATTTCTATTATGGTGTCGCCGAATAATTCAGAAAGAAATAGCGAAACTATAAACGATAACACGGAAGTGGTACATACATTAAGTCAATTAAATCAACCCCAACAAAACTCGGCAACAACACCACGTCCATTAATTCACACCGACGGTTCAAATGAAACACCGCTATCGTTGAATGTAGAATGTAATGAACCAGTCGTAAAATCGTATTATGGAAACAACATGGATAATGTCGTAAATATTCCGAACATAAGAATTAAAAGGCCATCGAACCACGGCAATCAGAATCGACCGTATCTCTCTACAAGCTTGCAGCATAATATGATGCCCGCGGAACAAAGTGAAAGTGGAATGTTTTCTCCATATAGGATTGGAAACGGTAGCCCATCTACTTCTAGTGCATCCAGACCACCGGATCAAAAccaatattgtcataataataataacgttctTCGTGTACAGGAATATCCTAGTTCACCGTACCGTTGCGaatcagttataaaatattgtaaaccgACAGAAAACCAATTTGAAACCGTCAATACACCAATATGTGATCCGAGGCTAATAAACCGCGATGAAAATACATATATGTTGGATAATTTTGAAGAATTGAaaccaataatatataccaataaagACGAGGACTTACGAATAGTcaacatgaaatttaaaaacacgaAAACAAGTTACAAATTTGGTGTTGTAAATGATTCGAATAGCACTGATAACTTTAATATATACACCTTTAAGAGTGAAAGGGACCCACGTCGTACCAAAAACGACCGGGAATCTGAAACATACATAGATTGTAATAatcaattgaatattttgaatactgAACGATACAAACAATTAAATGTTGGAAAGATGATTGGCGTAATAGATATAAGGAGTGACGATGTGGATGTTGTGAACAATATTGAAACTGCAAGTACTTCTAATGGggtagaacaatataataaagagAAAAGTGAAAAACTCAAGAAGTCAATGGAAGacgaccaaaaaaaattaacagaaaCTGTAGAAAACATAATTCACTATTTAGATGATGATACAAGTGATCTAAGATGCCCAACAAGAACACTTTCAAAGAAAAATGATGGAATAATTGAAACATATGATTTTAatgatcaaacaaaaaataaaattaaaaaagcaaatgaaaacattttaactgttGAGAATTCCAATGTTGATAATACGCACcataatgttgataatatttttggactAACAGGACGATCAGTAACACTTATTGATTTGACGTTTGAGGAGAACACAGCTGATGAAAGTACTAATCAAAATGTTGACACTGGAATGtttacttcaaaattaaaagacACGATAGAAACGTCTACAGTTAATgaagaaaaattgaataaaattaacaagtcttcaaaaaattcagaaaaactTAACAACGAAAAAAATGAAACCAATgctgaaaacataatattaaatgaagaTTGTTCTTTTGTTGATCAGCGTCAGACATCTAAGAAAAAATCACATAAACACAAATCAAAAAAACGGAATAAATCTACAGACAATAATAAACATTCTGAAATTTATAAAGATGGAAATTCAAGTAAGACTGATTCCAGTGTCTCGACAATCGATTCTGCAATTGAAAATACCAATTCTGAACTGGCAATTAACAGCGGACAAACCAGTGATGAACAAACAAACAATGCAGGAATGCGGACAAAACTATACAAACAGCaaaaaaaaactgacaaaaatGAATTGATAAGTGAGCCGGATGCGATGGTTCAGCGTGTAAATGAAACTCCTTCTAATATTAACGAGAATTGTATTGATAACACAagtgaaataattgaaaatatccgAAATGAAGTACTCAGTTTAGTAGAAATTATTAACAGGGAAACCTATGGCGGAGTGCAGTCGAATCCAAATACTTCTACTGGAAGTGCAACACCAGAAACGGACGTAGGTGAAAAAACACACTACACCCACGATCAAATATCAATCAGAGTGCAAGATCCAAACGAAACAACTGAATCGAACTTTCCTAACCAAAATCACAGATCGACGAAAGATATTGAAAAACTCGTTCCCGGTCGACGAGGAACTAATGAAGTTAACATCTACTTGTTACCGAAACCTGAACGTAAGTAA